A genomic region of Chelmon rostratus isolate fCheRos1 chromosome 8, fCheRos1.pri, whole genome shotgun sequence contains the following coding sequences:
- the pou3f2b gene encoding POU domain, class 3, transcription factor 2: protein MATAASNHYNILTSSASIVHSEPGSMQQATAYRDAQSLLQSDYPLQSNSHTLSHAHQWITALSHGEGAPWSSSPLGAEQDIKPAVQGARDEMHNSSSNLQHQSRPPHLVHQTHGNHHDGRAWRTTTAAHIPSMATTNGQSLIYSQPGFSVNGLIPGSGQGMHHHNLRDSHDDHHSPHLSEHGHPPSQHQHQHRPQSHHDHSDEDTPTSDDLEQFAKQFKQRRIKLGFTQADVGLALGTLYGNVFSQTTICRFEALQLSFKNMCKLKPLLNKWLEEADSTSGSPTSLDKIAAQGRKRKKRTSIEVSVKGALESHFLKCPKPAASEIISLADSLHLEKEVVRVWFCNRRQKEKRMTPPGALPGSEDVYGDTPPHHGVQTPVQ from the coding sequence ATGGCGACCGCAGCGTCTAACCACTACAACATCCTCACCTCCAGCGCATCCATCGTGCACTCGGAGCCCGGCAGCATGCAGCAAGCCACAGCGTACCGGGACGCGCAGAGCCTGTTGCAGAGCGACTATCCTCTGCAGAGCAACAGCCACACGCTCAGCCACGCACACCAGTGGATCACGGCGCTGTCCCACGGAGAGGGAGCCCCGTGGTCCTCCAGCCCGCTCGGCGCGGAGCAGGACATCAAACCCGCGGTGCAGGGCGCCCGGGACGAGATGCACAACTCCAGCAGCAACCTGCAGCACCAGTCGCGGCCACCCCACCTGGTGCACCAGACGCACGGGAACCACCACGACGGCCGGGCGTGGAGAACCACCACCGCGGCGCACATACCGAGCATGGCGACGACGAACGGCCAAAGCCTTATTTACTCCCAGCCGGGCTTCAGCGTCAACGGGCTGATCCCGGGCAGCGGGCAGGGGATGCACCACCACAACCTAAGAGACAGTCATGACGACCACCACAGCCCGCACCTCAGCGAACACGGCCACCCTCCGTCCCAGCATCAGCACCAGCACCGGCCGCAGAGCCACCACGACCACTCGGACGAGGATACGCCGACCTCGGACGACCTGGAGCAGTTCGCCAAGCAGTTCAAACAGCGGAGGATCAAGCTGGGCTTTACGCAGGCGGACGTGGGACTCGCCCTGGGGACCCTGTACGGAAATGTGTTTTCCCAAACCACCATATGCAGGTTTGAGGCCCTGCAGCTCAGCTTCAAAAACATGTGCAAGCTGAAGCCTCTGTTGAACAAGTGGTTGGAGGAGGCGGACTCCACCTCGGGCAGCCCGACCAGCCTGGACAAAATCGCGGCGcaagggaggaaaaggaaaaaacgGACTTCAATCGAGGTAAGCGTAAAGGGAGCTTTGGAGAGCCATTTTTTGAAGTGCCCTAAACCGGCAGCGTCGGAAATAATCAGCTTGGCGGACAGTCTGCACCTGGAGAAAGAAGTGGTGAGGGTTTGGTTTTGTaacaggagacagaaggagaaacgCATGACCCCTCCCGGAGCTCTGCCGGGGAGCGAGGATGTGTACGGGGACACGCCGCCGCACCACGGGGTCCAGACCCCGGTCCAATGA